The genomic window CATGACATACGAAGAAAATATCCGGTCTGAAACAATTTCGGTCTTatttttctatctttttttgtttgctgATTTATTGCATTGTAAGCTCCTCTGTGCTGTAACTGGCATTGATACACAAGCCTATAGTTAGCTAATGCTTGAAATTAAATAATTGACCTGGGGACCTGGTTTTGTCTTCGTACGTTGTTTTGGTTCAGTGCAGTAACCTGAATGCCATTTTAAGTCTTTTCTGTATGCCTTTACTGTTTGCAATTCAAAACAAATTAACCTGGATTCTAACTACTAGTTGTATGCTGTAATGACTTTACTGAATGCGAAGAGATTGCAAGACCCCACTTTAGAATAGGGAACATATTTTGATTTAAGACTTAATTAATAGTTAATATGGGTAATATTACCACTTGTAGGTTTGGGTTGTATTCCATAAGAATAGACTATACTAATTCAGAGTAATAAAGAAGGAATACCTATTCTTGTGGTATTGCCCCTTTACAAGGCCCCAATGATGCCTTGGTTATTAGCATCGTTACTCATATCCAATAACGGCAGTAATTAAACAATAATTAGGAGGTTATATTGGGTGAAATCTTAATTAATGGAGTAAAATAAGGTTATACAGAATACGGTATTAATATGTGTCGAATAATTACTAATAAAGGGTCAGTATGTTACTACTAGGCATATTAATAAGCACCTAGTTATTGCCGAATATGTGTACCTTAATATAACGTGTTACCTAGTGAACTTGTTGTTCTGGTTCTTCTGCCCTACCCTGAGCCACATGATGCAGCTGTTTAATGAGGTTAGAGATGAGCCTTATTTAACTACCAGCGTTAACTCAATATTAAATCACAAACAATTATAGCACATATAACCTGGACAATGGACATACATGAAGAGGGAGGTTTTTATGAGGATTGTAGAAAATACCAGCCTCGGGGAAAGTAAATTCAAGTCAATTGTTTTTGTATAACTCTTAATCCCAGTTACAGTGGCATACCACCATTAAATCACCACAATGTCTCTGGTTAAAACAGCTCTTGGTCGGTGTTTTGTCTTTAAAAAATTGAACATATTTGCACGCACTTCAATGCATTTGGAGTAGCCTACAACGTAAATTAATGTGGCCAAACCCAATCAGtgaattgtgtgtctgtgggggcggagccaggtgttaggggaggagtcaggtgttaggggaggagtcaggtgttaggggaggagtcaggtcttaggggaggagggaagaggatgtCTTGATCAGGAAACTAAATCTAACATTCATAGGAACCAAAGCTACCAGAAgtggaagcagttctctctttcaggaggaaaataaatcaattttttttaacaaatagtCTGAAAGACAGAAACCACAGCAAGGTGAGAATAACAGCACAACTTCGAGATAAGTTAACACCTTGCTACCCGTTATAGAATTTAACGTATTGAAAATGCTTGATACATAAACCTTGTCatctgtgtctaggaatggcctctgctaaAACATCCTGTACTGAAGATAACCTTttatgttccatctgtctggatgtgttcagaaACCCAGTTTCTACAcgatgtggacacaacttctgcagaacctgtattacaaagttctgggataaaaaacaaaactacaaTTGTCCTACTTGCAACCATCTGTTCCAAACTAGACCTGATCTACAGGTCAATACCCTCTTATCAGAGATGGCCGCTCAGTGTAGAACATCCgtacaagtaaaagtacagccatgtgttgaaccaggagaagttccctgtgacgtctgtacagggacccagctgaaggccgtgaagtcctgcctagtgtgtcttatctcttactgccaaacccacctggagccacatcagagagtcgcaggcctgaagaaacatcggctggtcgagcctacggaccgtctggaagacagaatgtgtaagaaacacaatCAACTACTGGAGCTCTTTTGCATGAATgaccaggtttgtgtgtgtcagatctgcacagagacagaccacagGTTCCATCATGCTGTACCTCTAAAGGTGGAACATGAAGTGAAGATGGCCAAGCTGGGGAAGATGGAGGCTGAAGTTCAGCAGATGGtccaggagagaaaacaaaagattgAGGAGATTAAAGACACAGTCAAACGCAGCAAAGCAGACGCAGAAAGAGAGATAGCGGGAAGTGTGCAGGTCCTCACTGCTCTGATGCGCCAAATTGAAAAGTGCCAGGAGGATCTCAACCAAATGGTtaaagagagactgaaagacacagagaaacaagcagaagacctcatcaaagagcttgagcaggaaatagaagatctgaccaatagaagctcaaaAGTGAAGccgctctcacacactgaagaccacttcgacttcctccagaccttcagatccctgaagaatcctccacccaccagggactggatgACGGTGGatgtccgtcctccgtcatacgtagggaccttgaggagatccctggatcagctggaggagacactgagcatggagatgaagaagctgcctGATGGTGAACTGAAGAgtgtccagcagtatgaagtagatgtgactctggatcctgatacagctcatcccaGGCTCATCCTGTCTAAAGATGGGAAACTAGTACGTGATGGAGTTGTAGGGAAGGAAgtcccagacaaccctaagagatttacaaaGTATATACAtgttctcacgaggcagagcttctcctcagggagattttactttgaggtccagagTAAAGACAAGACTGCATGGTATataggagtggccagagagtccatcgacaGAAAAGGTGAGAGCTTAATGACCCCTGAGACGGGTTACTGGTCTCTTTTCTTGGATGGATGGAAGAAGGGTTTGGTATTTACTGATTTCCCGCCTGTCCGtgtccctctgagagctgagatccagaaggtgggggtgtttgttgattatgatgagggtctggtctccttctatgatgtggaagccagggttcatctctactctgctactggctgcacctttagtgagcctctctatccattccTTTGTCCATGTAACTATGATTATGAAGGTacaaactctgcccccctgatcatctcacgtgtcaatcaaacagactaggacctttgttttgataataaaataaaaacaacccaaACAACTGATGATGTTTCTTGAATTAGACTCTATACTATGTGAGATCTGAGAGCTCTGCATTCATGTTGTACTGCTGGCATTTAACAACGAGAGATTCAGAAGGAAGTGAACCCtgaatattataaaatataacccATTGTAAATTATTAGATAACATTATATTCTTCATTGTCTGTTTTCTCCAGTTTTTTTAAGTTTTACttctatatatattctatatgaGTTTTacttctatatatatttaatataatatatataattgttaATTGTTGCAGTTACGTAGAACATGGTTTAAGGATTAATGTGTATATCATAATCATCTAAACATTACTAGCAGTTCATAAGTCTGAATCATGAATGACAAAGCAATCAAATGTAAAAACATTATGGTTtcaataaaaatggaaaaaaagctAAGGTGTCGAATTATTTTTAATGTCCACCATACATAAACCCAACATGGGTAACATGTGTCTCCTTGTTTGTGAGTACCATgactttgtctctctcctctcctctcctctcctctcctctcctctcctctcctctcctctcctctcctctcctctcctctcctctccatcgtcTCCTCttagtttctcctctctccttcctctctcttctcttcctcctctctcctacctctGCTCTCCTTTTTAGCTCATCCAGGATTGGGTTAAGTATTGTCTTGCATACACATTACATGTGTGTAAATACCCTCTTGAATTGTCTCTGCTATAGTCCACTACCTGTGCTCTGGCGCATACAAGCAGCAGTCCCAAAATTAGTGTTATGAGCGACACCCAGTGGCGGAAGCGGGTATCACCACAGAGGGGCGGAAAGTTATTTGTGGGCGCCCAATAATACTCTTTTGTATTACATTTAATCAGACTATTTATGTTCCAATTAATAATGGGACTATTTATAGTCCAATTAATATGTCACAATACTGTGAGAAATTgtcctctttttattttttgcattataTCGCATTATTAATTTACAAATTACAGCCAGCTGCCACTCATTAGTTAATGACGTCCTTAATTGCCTCATGTGGGCTTCTTTGAGCAGGTGCCGTTTAGAAACATGCAGTCACGTGGTTGTTCGCCGGTAGGAGGCGGTGAATGTCTGCGGTTGTGTAGACTTTAGGGTAAAGGGGGTTGGCGCGTGGTGCTCATGGGTCAGATTGCCGTCTCTCTGGCTCCCACCTCAGGGTTCCCCGGCACTACCGAAGCATACCACACGGCTTCACGTGGCGCTTTAGTTGTTCCCACCACCGCaccgaggggagagggaggaggagaagctttCTACCTTCTCTTGACGTGTTATGTTATTTCAAAGTGTGTTGACGCTGGTCGACTTCGGAGCTTCAAGAAAAACACGcaccaagaaaaaaataaaaattgacaTAAGTGAAAGATTATAGGCAGGTAGGCATGTAGATGAATAACATGAATGTGTTAAATTAATGCAACAACATGTATATGGAGTTGACTCTGGCTGGGGTGTCGGGGATAGCCGCAGCAGACAGAGTGGGAGACGTCTTCCGCTGTCGCTCTCCAAGGTGCTGAACTCCGGCTGCGATATGACGTCACACGCTTTGGACAAGCCCCTGACCGCGTGGTTTTAGGGAATCACCCCCGGTATACATACTCCGTTTAAAAAGTGAGTAAGTAGGAATGTGAAACACTTTGCAGGAAGAACTACCTATACCGAACGAGATGAGATAAGAAAATCGAAGCATAGAATTGTAGAACGATTCTTTGTGCTATAAAAAAGCTCAatggcattaaaaaaataggCTTTTTGTGTGAGGCTAGTCTGTCTGGTTCCTAAACCATCTCTCAACTACAATTATAGAAGATCATGTTAGCCAAACTATACCTCACAACATGACCATTATCAGGCGTTTGTATCCAGAGCGTCCAGTGAGGTGAAGGCCCAGGTCTGGGCTGCTCAGGGAGGACATTGGGGATCCTT from Gadus macrocephalus chromosome 4, ASM3116895v1 includes these protein-coding regions:
- the LOC132455217 gene encoding zinc finger protein RFP-like, which codes for MASAKTSCTEDNLLCSICLDVFRNPVSTRCGHNFCRTCITKFWDKKQNYNCPTCNHLFQTRPDLQVNTLLSEMAAQCRTSVQVKVQPCVEPGEVPCDVCTGTQLKAVKSCLVCLISYCQTHLEPHQRVAGLKKHRLVEPTDRLEDRMCKKHNQLLELFCMNDQVCVCQICTETDHRFHHAVPLKVEHEVKMAKLGKMEAEVQQMVQERKQKIEEIKDTVKRSKADAEREIAGSVQVLTALMRQIEKCQEDLNQMVKERLKDTEKQAEDLIKELEQEIEDLTNRSSKVKPLSHTEDHFDFLQTFRSLKNPPPTRDWMTVDVRPPSYVGTLRRSLDQLEETLSMEMKKLPDGELKSVQQYEVDVTLDPDTAHPRLILSKDGKLVRDGVVGKEVPDNPKRFTKYIHVLTRQSFSSGRFYFEVQSKDKTAWYIGVARESIDRKGESLMTPETGYWSLFLDGWKKGLVFTDFPPVRVPLRAEIQKVGVFVDYDEGLVSFYDVEARVHLYSATGCTFSEPLYPFLCPCNYDYEGTNSAPLIISRVNQTD